TGTTGCTCCACTGGGACACCGAGAGGCTGGGGTTGCACTCCAGGCACGCGGAGCTGGGGTGGGTCGCTCCAGCCGAGTAATACACCCCCGCAATCCAGCACGCGCTCTGGCATTGGCCCGCTGGATTGCACAGCTGCCCCGATCCGCATGAAGTGCCAGTCGCCACCGGCGGGTGGGTGCAGCTTCCCGCTGCATTGCACGTGTCCTGGGTGCACGCGTTGTTGTCACTCGTGCACGCCGTGCCCGAGCCCTTGAAGCCATCCGCCGGACAGTCCGCTGCTGTCCCAGAGCAGGACTCCGCCACATCGCACGGTCCACTTGCGGCGCGGCATTCCGTCGCGGCCGGCTTGAAGCTCCAGTTGGTCGTCGACACGCTCGGGTTGCACACCTGACACGCCCCGCTCGGGTTCGTCGTCCCCGCTGCGTGGAACGTCCCCGCGATCAAGCACCCACTCGCGCACATCCCCGTCGCGGTGCAGATCTGTCCCGGGCCGCAAGAGGTGCCAGCCGGCCTGAGCGGGTAGGTGCATGCCCCGTTGGAGTAGGTGCCCGGTGAGCCATGGCACGCGTCCGGCGGAGTCGTGCACGCCACCACGCCGGCACAGCTTCCGGATCCGCTGCACACGTCATTGATGGTGCCCGCGTTGCCATCATCACAGGCGGTGCCCGCGGCCTTGGGCGCATAGCTGCACGTCCCGCCACTACAGGTACCTGCGGCCTGGTAGCACTGGCCGGGCGGAGTGGAGCAGCTCACCGGCGTGCCCGCGCACCCGCCGGCCCCATTGCACGTCTCGCCCAGCGTGCATGCATCTCCGTCATCGCACTGGGCCCCGGCCGCCTTGTAGGCATAGGAGCAGGAGCCGTCGGAGCAGGTTCCCGCGCTCTGGTAGCACTGCCCGGGAGGCGCCTCGCAGGCGATGGCAGTGCCGGAGCAGGTGCCCGTGCTGCTACAGACGTCGTTCCCCGTGCAGGCGTTGCCGTCGTTACAGCTGAAGCCGGCCGGCTGAAGTGGATAGGTACAGGTACCGTTGGAGCAGACGCCCGCCGAGGAGTGGCACTGGCTCGGCGCGGTGTTGCAGGTGACGGTCTCGCAGGTGCCGAGCAACTCCGCGGTGTTGAGCCTCGCGGTCTGGCCCGCGACAACTTGCTCTCCTCCCAGCACCAGGACCTTGGAGGTGGCGCTCAACAGGACCGCTGCGTGGAGCCTGCGCGGAGTCCGCAGCGTGATGCTGGCGGACCAGGAGTTCGTCTGCGGGTCGTAGAGCTCCGTCGTGTCCAGAGGGGTGGATGTCTCACCACCCGCGATGAGCACCTTGCCGGAAGGCAGCAGTGTTGCGGTGTGGAGTGTCCGGGGCGTGGCCATCTGCGCGACGGTCCAGCTGTTCGTCGCCGGGTCATAGACTTCGGACGAGTCGAGAGGGCCCGTTGCATTCCTGCCACCGGAAACGAGCACCTTGCCGGAGGGCAGCAGCGTCGCCGTATGGTCGTAGCGGGGCGTGACCATGGGGGCGACAAAGGCCCAGCCCGATTGCGGATTGCTCGGGTCGTACACCTCGGCCGTTTCGAAGATGCGCCAGCCCCGCCCACCGACGACGAGGAGCTTTCCGGAGGGCAGCAGCGTCGCGGTGTGCCGCCTGCGCTCGTCATTCATGGAGGAGGGCAGAACGGACCAGCCTCCTGCTGGGTCATACACGTCCACCCGGGCGAAAGAGCCACTGTTGTCACCGCCTCCAGCGATCAGCACTTTGCCGGAGGGCAGCAGCGTCGCCGTGCTGTAGGCGCGTGCCATGGAGGTGGCGCCCGCCTGCGTCCAGAGGCCCGTCTGAGGCGAATACAGCGACGCGGTGGCGGTGTAGCCCGGCGCGGACTGAATCTCCCCGCCAGCGACGAGCACCTCACCCGAGGACAGCAGGGTGGCGGTATGCCCCTCCCGTCCCAAAGCCAGGGCCCCCGTGGAGAGCCACGTGCCCGGGCTCGGATCATAGACTTCCGCCGAGGCCAGGAACTCACCGTCCCAGCCGCCCACGACGAGCACCTTGCCGGAGTCGAGTACGGTGGCCGTGGGGAGCCTACGGCGCAGGCTCATGGAGCCTGTTTCCTGCCAACCCGTGACGAGGGCCGCCTGGGACTTCGCGGTGGCGGTCGGTGCAGGACTCGCGGGTTTTGAGTTGCAACTCAAAATACCCAGCGCGAGCGCGCTGAACAGGACAGCAGAAAGTCTGGCTTTGTGCATGAGCAGCCTTAGAGCCTGAAGTAAGCCAAACAGGCAACAGGGCCCATGTTTTTGACGCTCACCGCCATCGCGGCGGACCAGACAGAAAGTGTCTGGTCCGCCCCTGGGTCGAAGTTGCCCGCCGCGCGCCAGCCGTTCAGCGCAGCGGCGCTAGCCGCACGTGATCCCTACGCAGACACACATTCCCTCGTCGCAAGTCCAGTCGTTGGTCGGGGACGGGCATCGATTCCCACAGCCACCGCAGTTGTTCCTGTCATTGGCTGTGCTCACACACGCGCCATTGCAGATCGCCCACAAGGGAGCTGGAGCGGCAGTGCACGCCTGCGTCTGGGTGCTGCTGCTCGGCGCGCACTGGCAGGTTGCTGCGTTGGGGGTGTAGTTCGTCACGGACCTCGTCTGCGACCCTCCCTGCCCGCAGGGATTGCCGCCACTGCACGTGCTCCACGCGCCGTAGGTCGTCCCCGGGCACGTCGGCGGTACGGGGTTGTCCGGACACGCCTGCGTCTCGGTGGTGGTGCTCCCCACGCACTGGCAGGTCGCGGTGTTGAGGCTGGAGGTCGTCACCGTCCGGGACTGCGTCCTCCCGATTCCGCAGCCATTGCCGCCACTGCATGCGCTCCACGCCCCGTAGGTGGTCCCCGAGCACGTCGGTGGGTTGGTCGTCCGCGAGCACGACTGTGTCTCCGTGCTGGTGCTCGAAGCGCACGTCCCACCTGAACAGGAGTAGGACGTCTTGGTCCTCGACTGGGTGCCCGTGGAGTCGCAGGCATTATCGAAGCCGCCGCAGGCGCTCCAACTCGAATAGCTGGGCGAGGGGCAGGGTTGAATCGGGCACGAGGCCGTCTCGGTGTAGGAATTCGGGACACAGGTGCCCGTGCCGCAGTTGAAGCTGTAGGTGGTCACCGTGCGGGACTGGCTGGAGCTGCCACAGCTGTTGTTGCACCCGCTCCACGACCCATAGCTGGTGGCCGGGCAGTTGGTGTTGACGGTCCTGGAGCAGGACTCCGGATAGGTGCTGTTGCTGCCGGAGTTGCACGCGCCTCCCGAGCAAGAGACGGAGCTCTCGGTGCAGGAGCGGGTGCCCGTGGTGTCACAGAAGTCACTGAAGCCACCACAGGCGCCACAGCTGGTGGAGGAGCTGCACTGGACGCCGTCGGTGTCGCGGAAGCACGCCTGGGTTCCAGCGCCGGAGCTCGACGCGCTACAGGCACCGCTCGCGCAGGTGTAGTTCGTCACGGTGCAGGACTGCGTGCCCCCCTCATCGCAGGTGTCGCTGAAGCCGGTGCACGCGCCACAGTTGCTGTAGGTCGTGTTGCACGCAGTCCCCGTGGTGCCGCGGGTGCACGCCTGCGTCTCGCTCGATTGGGTGCTGGCACACGTGCCCGTGCTGGTGCAGGCGTACGAAGTGACGGTGCGCGACTGGGTCCCCGTCTCATCGCACGTGTCGCTGAAGCCGCCACAGCTGCCCCAGGTGCCGGAGGAGGGGGCGCCACAGGAGGTCCCCGTCGGCTTGAGCGGGTAGGTGCATGCGCCGTTGGAGTACGTCCCTGGTGAGCCATGGCACGCGTCCGGCGGCGTCGTGCACGCCACCACGCCGGCACAGCTTCCGGAGCCGTTGCACACGTCGTTGATGGTGCCCGCGTTGCCATCATCACAAGCGGTGCCTGTCGCCTTGGGCGAGTAGCTGCACGTGCCGCCGTTGCAGGTGCCGGCGGCCTGATAGCACTGGCCGGGCGGAGTCGTGCAGCTCACGGGCGTGCCCGCGCATCCTCCGGCCCCGTTGCACGTCTCGCCCAGCGTGCATGCATCGCCGTCGTTACACTGGGTCCCCGCCGCCTTGTATGCATAGGAACAGGAGCCGCCGGAGCAGGAGCCCGCGCTCTGGTAGCACTGCCCGGGAGGCGCCTCGCAGGCGATGGCGGTGCCGGAGCACGTCCCGGTGCTGCTGCAGACATCATTCCCCGTGCAGGCGTTACCGTCGTTACAACTGACGCCGGCCGGCAGAAGCGGATAGGTACAGGTGCCGCCGTTGGAGCAGACGCCCGCCGAGGAGTGGCACTGGCTCGGCGCGGTGTTGCAGGTGACGGTCTCACAGGTGCCGAGCAGCTCCGCGGTGTTGAGCTTCACGGTCTGGCCCGCGACAACGTTCTCCCCGCACAGCACGAGGACCTTGGAGGTGGCGCTCAGCAGGACCGCCGCGTGGAGTCGGCGGGGAGCCCGCAGTGAGACGCTGGCGGACCAGGAGTTGGTCTCCGGGTCGTAGAGTTCCGTCGAATCCAGAGGGGAGGACGTCTCGCCGCCCGCGACAAGCACCTTGCCGGAGGGCATCAGCGTCGCGGTGTGGAGCGTCCGGGGCGTGGCCATCTGCGCGACGGTCCAACTGTTCGTGGCCGGGTCATAGACTTCGGACGTGTTGAGCGGGCCTGTTGCATTCCTGCCGCCCGCGACGAGCACCTTGCCGGAGGGCAGCAGCGTCGCCGTGTGGTCGTAGCGAGGCGTGGCCATGGGGGCGACAAAGGTCCAGCCCGAGGCCGGGTTGTTCGGGTCGTAAACCTCCGCCGTTTCAAAGATGCGCCAGCCCCGTCCGCCGACGACGAGGAGCTTTCCGGAGGGAAGCAGCGTCGCGGTGTGGCGCCTGCGCTCGTCGTTCGTCGCGGAGGGCAGAACGGACCAGCCTGTTGCCGGGTCATACACATCCACCCGGGCCAGAGAGCCGCTGTTGTCGCCGCCACCGACGACGAACACCTTGCCGGAGGGCAGCCGCGTCGCCGTGCTGTAGGCGCGAGCACTGGAGGTGGCGCCCGCCTGCGTCCAGAGGCCCGTCTGCGGCGAATACAGCAGCGCGGAGGCGGTGTAGCCCGGCGTGGCTTGAATCTCGCCGCCGACGACGAGCACCTCACCCGAAGACAGCAAGGTGGCGGTGTGTCCCTCGCGTCCCAGGGGCATGGCGCCTGTAGAGAGCCACGTGCCCGTACTCGGGTCATAGAGCTCCGCCGAGGCGTGGAAATCGCGGTCCCAGCCGCCCACGACGAGCACCTTGCCGGAGTCGAGCACGGTGGCCGTCGGGAACCTGCGAGCCAGGCTCATCGAGCCTGTCTCCTGCCATCCCGTGGTGAGGGTCGCCCGAGACTTCGCGGTGACAGCCGGCGTGGGACTCACGGGTTTTGAGTTGCAACTCAAACTACCCAGCGCGAGCGCGCTGAGCAGGAGAAGGGAAAGTCTGGCTTTGTGCATGAAACGCGTCTTAGAGCCTGGAATACATCCAGTAAGCAACAAAGCTCACGTTTTGACGCACCGGACCTCGGATCCGAGAAGACAGACACCGTTTTGTTGATGGGTCGATTTCGCCCGTGGGTCGAGTTTGCCCAATCTCCAGGTCAGCCTTCTGAAAGCGTGAGCGACCCTGGCATCTGTCCTCCGCCGTTGTTGATCTGGAAGCCGCTGAGCTTGGACACGCGCTCCGCCACCACATCGGGGACGTTGTTCGTCTCCGGCGTCAGCAGCAGGGCCATGGCCTCTTCAGGGGTCGCCGCGTTGGCGACATCCATCACCCAGGGCTCCGGCGTGTTGCCCGCGTATCCGGGGCGGCCCTGCTCGATGGCCGTCAACCAATCCTTGGCGAGCTGCTGGACCTGCTGTGCCTCCGCGTAGGTGAAGGACACGGACGCCGTGGTGCCACTCCCCGTCGTGTTCGGGAAGACGTCCTGGAGCCCATTCGCGGTACCGGAGGCCAGGTCTGGCAACGTGGCCGCATAGGTGTACGTGGACGGGTCCTCGGGGTCCTTCCATTCACCATTGACCGTGAAGGTGACGGGCCCCTTGGTGCCCGTGTACTGGAACTCCGTCGGGCCACCGGCGTCGTAGGTCGTGGCGACGTACACGTTGCTGTCGATCACGGCCGCGCCCAGGTCGATGGCGAAGATGACCTCCCGCGTGAGCGTGTCGGAAGCAATCTGCACCGTCGCCGCGTTCGACGTGCCGTTCGCGGGGTCGTTCTTCGGCAGCTCGCCCGTGGCGAGGAAGCGGTCGTAGGCCGCCTGTCCCGCGGGCGTGGAGATGTCGAAGTCCACCTGGCGCGAGCTCAGCTGCCCCTCCACGCGCCGCGTGTCCGTCGCGCCGAACGCGACACCGAACACCCCCAGCTTCCCCTCGAGCGTGCGCGACACCGCCTCCGTGGGACCGGCGGTGACCCGGACGGTCTTGTCATCCAGCCGGGTGACGGCGAGAGACATGCCGCTGGCCTTCTCGGTGCTCATCCCCCCGATGGCGCCGAAGATGCCGGAGATGTTCTTGAACACCACCTCCATGCCCGTACCCACGAAGGACTCGCCAGTGAGGGTCACGGTGGCGCCCACCGGCAGGTTCTGGGGCAGGGACGGGTTGAGCTGCTGGGCGGCCTGTTCCGGAGAGGTGATGCCCGCCGCGGCCGCCGTCGGCAGCGTCACCTGGTAGCTGCCACGCACGCCCGCCTGGGCGGTGCCGGTAACGGTGACCTGCGGCGTGTCCGCTTCGAGCTCTCCCTTCACGCCGACCTCGGCCTCCACGCTGAAGGTCGTCATCGACGCGTCCCGGCTGAAGCTCGCCCCCACCTCGGTGTACCCGGCCACCGTCATGGAGAAGATGCCAGTCTCCAGCTTCACCCCCGCATCGAGGCTCGCGCTCCCGGAGATGCCATGGGGGCCCAGCATCACCGAGCCACTGGCGGCGAAATCCCCGCCGGCGGTCGGCTTCGAGAGAATCGGCGTGTCGGTGGGGGAGGGCGGGGCGTCCGGCACGTTCAGCGGGTTGCGCTTCGAGGCCCCCGGCGTGCTCGCGCTGAAGCCGTCGGTGAACGCGCCTCCCCAGGACGACGTACCGCCCGACGGCCGCGGCGGACCGGCCGGCGCCTGCCGCGGCGCGCTCACGGCTCCGCTGCTCGACGGCTTCACGGTGTTGATGAACGGCTGAAAGCTCCGAATTGGCCACTGCATGTGGACTTCCCCCTCTGAGACAGTCACAGGGGTTGTCGCGCGGACCGCCGCAGCGGACGAATTAAGCCGGGTTAAATCCGCCGGGCCGCCCCGGCCGTCTTCTGGACAGCGGGGGCTGATCAGGGTAGATGTAGGTGTAGCCATGACATCCCGTTCGCCCTCTGCGCGTGCTTCCACCGTCCGGACCCAGAAGACGAAGCCGAAGCCGCCCTCTGCTGGCGCCCGGCGCGCCGTGGGGAAGTCCTCCGGCTCGGGCTGGGGCCGCTGGGTGCTCGGCGGGTGGCTGCTGCTGGCCCTCTGGCTCGGCGTGGAGTTCGCGCGGATGCCCGACGTGGGCGCCCTGCGGACGCAGAACCCGCGCACCACCGCGCTCATGGCCCAGCGAGCCGAGGAGGCGCTGGAGGCGGGCACGAAGCCTCGCGTGCGCCAGTCCTGGGTGTCGCTGGGCGCGGTGGCCCCGCACGCCGTGGACGCCGTGCTGATCTCCGAGGACGCGCGCTTCTACCGGCACGAGGGCGTGGACTGGACCGAGGTGGAGAACGCCTTCGAGCAGTCGGTGCGCGAGGCGCGCCTGGGACGCGGCGCCTCCACCCTCACGCAGCAACTGGCGAAGAACCTCTACCTCTCCACGGACCGCAGCCTGCTGCGCAAGGGCAAGGAGTTGCTGCTCGCCCGTCAGTTGGAGTCGCACCTGTCCAAGCAGCGCATCCTCGCGCTGTACCTGAACGTCGTGGAGTGGGGAGAGGGCGTCTACGGCATCGACGCCGCGGCGCGCGAGCACTTCGGCGTCCCGGCCCGGGCGCTCAGCGTGGCGCAGGGCGCGATGCTCGCGGCCATGCTGCCCGCGCCCCGCCGCTGGCTGCCGGCGCAGCGGCCCGAGACCCTGCGCACCCGGACGGGCGTCATCATCGGAAGGTTGGAGCGCGAGGGGCGCATCAGCGCGGCGCAAGCCCGCGAGGCCCAGGCCGAGCTCTCGCGCTTCTTCGGAGCCCCGCCCGCGCCTGCCCTGATGGCCGAGGCCAGCTGAAGAACTTTTCGCGGGGCCGTGCGTGGAAGGTGCCACATCCTTCCCGTCGAGGTTCCCGTGCGTGCCCTCCGCCCGCTGTTCTGCTGCATTGCCTTCGTCCTGTCCGCCACTCCGGCCCTCGCGCAGTACAACAAGGCCGCGGGTGAGAACGCTCCCATGGAGCGCATTCAGAAGGTGGTGACGCGCAATGACGGCACCCAGGAGGCGCGCGAAGAGGTGCGCCCCGCGGCACGCGACAGCTTTGGCAACGCGAAAGGCAACCAGAACGACCTCGCGGTGGATGGCGCCTTCGAAGGCCAGACGGTGGCGGTGCTCCAGTTCTACACACAGGACTTCGACTTCTCGCTGCCCAAGGCCGCGCTGAAGGAGAAGGGCTTCTCCGTGTACCGCTGGGTCAATGACGCGCCCAGCCCCAAGGAGCTGCGCAAGGGGCTCCAGAAGGCGTGTCAGTTGTGGATCATCTCGGACTCGACGCCGCGCCTGACGCCCGAGCACGTGAAGGTCATCAAGGAGTACTTCGACGCGGGCCACGGCGTGTACATCTGGGGCGACAACGCGCCCTACTACGCGGACGCCAACGTGGTGGGCCAGGCGCTGCTGGGCACGGTCATGGAGGGCAACGTCATCGGCGACCAGACGGTCGGCTTGCGCAAGGACGGGGAGGGCCCGGGGCTGCTGCGCCGGCACCTGCTCACCACCGGCCTGGAGTACCTCTACGAGGGCATCACCATCGCCACCCTCCAGCCGAGCCAGCAGCTCACGCCGCTGCTTCATGGTTCGGCGGGCAACCTGGTGGCGGCCTTCTACGACCACGGCGGCAAGCGGGCCATCTTCGACGGTGGCTTCACGCGCCTCTACAACAAGTGGGACACGGCGGGCACCGCGCGCTACGTGAAGAACGCGGCGGCCTGGCTGACCAACGTGGAGCGCTTCGGCGACGCCGTGGTGCGCGCGGACCTGCGCACCCCCCAGGCCCAGAAGCCCGCACCGAAGCCGTGACAGCACCACGTCGCGGTGGGCGCTTCCCGAAGCAACCCTTTCATCCTCACCGCGACAATGGAGCCGGCCCGCCGGTGGAACGCGATAGCAAGAGGCGGGATCCTGAACGGAGCCTCTGGATGCAACCGGCGATTCACAACTTGAAGAGCGTATGGAAGGTCCTATCCGTGGGGCTGCTGGCCGCGTGGATGGGCTGTGGCGGGGATCCGATCGAGGAGCCCCTGTCCTCGCGGCAGGATGCGCTCGTGGATGGATACAACCTCGTCGTCACGGGCGTGATCCCGACCACGGTGGCCCCGCTTGGCGCTGTCACCTTCAGCGCAACCATCCAGAACGCGGGGAACGTCGCGACGCCCGCGGGCATCGTCCATGGCCTCTCTTTCTGGGTGGACGGCACGCAGGTGTCGTGGTCGGACACGCACACGAGCTCCCTCGCGCCGGGGGCCAGCGTCACGCTCACCGCCAACTCCGGTCCTGCGGGGACGAAGGTGTGGACCGCGCCGGCCACGGCGGGGGCTCACACGCTCCTCGCGCATGTGGATGACATCAACCGCCTGCCAGCGGAGACCAACGAGAGCGACAATCGGTACAGCGTCCCGCTGAGCGTGACGTCCGCCGCGACCTGCTCGGACCGGGTGCGCAACGGCACCGAGACGGGCGTCGACTGCGGGCCGGACTGTGGCCCGTGTGAGTGGCCGTTTACCGCGGTGCCGCGCACCACGCTCCGGAACTCCGCGAAGCGGGTGTACGCGCACTGGCACTACTACCCGGTGTCGATGGACAACACCAACCCGACGTCCAACGACTACTACGAGCGCAACTACATCGCGGTGAACGGCGAGGGCGGAACCCACGCGGCCTACGGCGGCATGATGCGGGAGCGGCCGCTCCCCAGGCAGCCCCGCACGGAGACGGACTGGCGGCTTCGCGACGCGAAGGACGAAATCGAGCTCGCGGCCAGGATCGGCATCGACGGCTTCTATCTGAACCTGTGGACCGACAGCGACGTGAACAACGGCGCGGTGTGGACGCGGGCGAAGACGATTGCCGACGCGGCCTCGCAGGCCGGCAACTTCGACATCATCCCCAACTTCGACATGACGATCCTGAGCACGGGGAGCCAGGCAGGGGACCAGGACCGGATGATTCGCATCCTGGACCAGCTGAAGAGCTACACGGCGCTCCTGCGGCGGCCGGATGGGAAGTATGTCGTGGGCCTGTTCAATCCCGCCGCGCAGGGCCGGACGGCGGCGTTCTACGCCACCGTGAAGCAGCGCGCGTCGACGGAGCTGGGCATGAGCCTGTACCTGGTGCCCGTCTTCCTGGGCACCGGAAGCACGGCGCTCTTCGAGGAGTACAAGAACGTAGGGGATGCCTACGCCGGGTGGGGAACGGCCGTCCCGGTGACGACGGCGGGGTACTCCGGGAGCCTGAAGACGAAGGCGGCCGGGTACGGGAAGTCATGGATCCACCCGATGAGCAGCCAGGACTACCGGCCCAAGGACAAGGCCTTCTGGGAGGCGCGCAACTCCCTGACGCTCCGCTCCATCTGGGAGAATGTGATCGCGGACGGCCTGGACGAAGTCCAGATCGTCACCTGGAACGACCAGCACGAGCACCACAACATCCGGCCGTCGACGGGGAAGCAGTGGCCCGCGTACGACATGACCGCGTACTACATCCAGTGGTTCAAGACGGGCACGCGGCCGACCATCGAGCGCGACGTGCTGTATTACAACCACCGCATCCACAATCAGTCCCTCGTGCCAACGACCCAGACATCAGCGAACCTCGCGGTGTGCAGGGCAGGGTGCCCGGCGACGAATGAAGTGGAGCTGGTGGGCTTCCTCACGTCGGCGGGCCGGCTCGAAATCACGCAGGGCACGACGACCTACGGCGTGGACAAGACAGCGGGCGGCGTGCAGGCCATCCGGACGGCGTTGGCGGTGGGGACGCCGACCTTCCGGCTGAAGCGCTCGGGGGCCACCGTGGTGCAATTCCAGAGCATGCACCCCATCGTGGGCTCCATCGCGTACCAGGACCTGCTGTACCGCGCTGGAAGCTCGGCCCGCGCGGCGCTCCCGTCCTGCGCGACCTCCTGTTCCAACGGCGAGGCCCGCTGCCGGCTGTGCCCCGGCGAGCCGATGTGGCTGAAGCGCTGAAAGCCCACTCTCGTGGATTTGCGGCTGACTGGCTATTGTCCTCAGCCCTTCAAGACCCAAAACCAGTACGACTCCTCCAACGACTGGTTCAACGTGCACACTGGCAAGCGGCGGCTGTCGGGCCACTTAAAAGGCAATGGTGGCCGGAAGGTGGATGCCGATGATGATTATCACACCAGCACGTACGGTGACCTCCACGAGTTCGAACTGGAAGGCACCCTCGGCGCCGTTCCGGAGACCACCACAATGCCCCTGCCCCTGCCCCTGCCGGGCACGTACAGGGTGAAACACGCGGGAACACGTTTTCGCAGTACGAGGGTTACCGCTGCGATGTCCGCCGCGCGTTCACCGCCGTCCGCGTCGTCAAGTAACGTATCCCCCGGCCGAAGTGCTCGTCTCCGACGATAGGCGCCGCCGCCGGGCCGAGCTGGCCCGTCAGCAGGAAGCGCGGGCCGGAGGGGGCGGGGAGGGGCCCCTTCGTGGATGGATTGCCGGGTGCAGCCGTCGCGGGCGTACGCTTCCAAGAGCGCGTGGTTGTGGACATGGTGGCGGTTCCGCTGGGGCCGCGCCTGCGTTCAGCCATCGTCGCCACGCCTGCGTACTTCGCGAAGCATCCGCCGCCGAAGCTGCCCCAAGTTGTGGGCGTTTTTCTCAAAGTAGGTGAGCGAGGAATGTACGAGTCTGCTGAACTCCTGTGTCGGCGAAGCGAAGTCGCCAAAGACACCAATTGGCCTTCCGTTGCAGCATTATCGACGAGGTA
The sequence above is drawn from the Corallococcus sp. NCRR genome and encodes:
- a CDS encoding kelch repeat-containing protein; its protein translation is MSLRRRLPTATVLDSGKVLVVGGWDGEFLASAEVYDPSPGTWLSTGALALGREGHTATLLSSGEVLVAGGEIQSAPGYTATASLYSPQTGLWTQAGATSMARAYSTATLLPSGKVLIAGGGDNSGSFARVDVYDPAGGWSVLPSSMNDERRRHTATLLPSGKLLVVGGRGWRIFETAEVYDPSNPQSGWAFVAPMVTPRYDHTATLLPSGKVLVSGGRNATGPLDSSEVYDPATNSWTVAQMATPRTLHTATLLPSGKVLIAGGETSTPLDTTELYDPQTNSWSASITLRTPRRLHAAVLLSATSKVLVLGGEQVVAGQTARLNTAELLGTCETVTCNTAPSQCHSSAGVCSNGTCTYPLQPAGFSCNDGNACTGNDVCSSTGTCSGTAIACEAPPGQCYQSAGTCSDGSCSYAYKAAGAQCDDGDACTLGETCNGAGGCAGTPVSCSTPPGQCYQAAGTCSGGTCSYAPKAAGTACDDGNAGTINDVCSGSGSCAGVVACTTPPDACHGSPGTYSNGACTYPLRPAGTSCGPGQICTATGMCASGCLIAGTFHAAGTTNPSGACQVCNPSVSTTNWSFKPAATECRAASGPCDVAESCSGTAADCPADGFKGSGTACTSDNNACTQDTCNAAGSCTHPPVATGTSCGSGQLCNPAGQCQSACWIAGVYYSAGATHPSSACLECNPSLSVSQWSNKSAGATCGPTTYGDWGSCSGDTICDEWGHQSRPITTYTCTSGGICANSSVSQTQDCQLNTNGQECGYNESCGSCGGFNGTCGETGGQTCSYTYYTCSNGACQASGGGSWQEPCSRDTGGISCGTYKTCDASCFIVDQCTAGGSKFCGTYELKCGGGSCNTFGNILETHTEYCSYTPPGPPTCPAP
- a CDS encoding kelch repeat-containing protein yields the protein MSLARRFPTATVLDSGKVLVVGGWDRDFHASAELYDPSTGTWLSTGAMPLGREGHTATLLSSGEVLVVGGEIQATPGYTASALLYSPQTGLWTQAGATSSARAYSTATRLPSGKVFVVGGGDNSGSLARVDVYDPATGWSVLPSATNDERRRHTATLLPSGKLLVVGGRGWRIFETAEVYDPNNPASGWTFVAPMATPRYDHTATLLPSGKVLVAGGRNATGPLNTSEVYDPATNSWTVAQMATPRTLHTATLMPSGKVLVAGGETSSPLDSTELYDPETNSWSASVSLRAPRRLHAAVLLSATSKVLVLCGENVVAGQTVKLNTAELLGTCETVTCNTAPSQCHSSAGVCSNGGTCTYPLLPAGVSCNDGNACTGNDVCSSTGTCSGTAIACEAPPGQCYQSAGSCSGGSCSYAYKAAGTQCNDGDACTLGETCNGAGGCAGTPVSCTTPPGQCYQAAGTCNGGTCSYSPKATGTACDDGNAGTINDVCNGSGSCAGVVACTTPPDACHGSPGTYSNGACTYPLKPTGTSCGAPSSGTWGSCGGFSDTCDETGTQSRTVTSYACTSTGTCASTQSSETQACTRGTTGTACNTTYSNCGACTGFSDTCDEGGTQSCTVTNYTCASGACSASSSGAGTQACFRDTDGVQCSSSTSCGACGGFSDFCDTTGTRSCTESSVSCSGGACNSGSNSTYPESCSRTVNTNCPATSYGSWSGCNNSCGSSSQSRTVTTYSFNCGTGTCVPNSYTETASCPIQPCPSPSYSSWSACGGFDNACDSTGTQSRTKTSYSCSGGTCASSTSTETQSCSRTTNPPTCSGTTYGAWSACSGGNGCGIGRTQSRTVTTSSLNTATCQCVGSTTTETQACPDNPVPPTCPGTTYGAWSTCSGGNPCGQGGSQTRSVTNYTPNAATCQCAPSSSTQTQACTAAPAPLWAICNGACVSTANDRNNCGGCGNRCPSPTNDWTCDEGMCVCVGITCG
- the mtgA gene encoding monofunctional biosynthetic peptidoglycan transglycosylase: MTSRSPSARASTVRTQKTKPKPPSAGARRAVGKSSGSGWGRWVLGGWLLLALWLGVEFARMPDVGALRTQNPRTTALMAQRAEEALEAGTKPRVRQSWVSLGAVAPHAVDAVLISEDARFYRHEGVDWTEVENAFEQSVREARLGRGASTLTQQLAKNLYLSTDRSLLRKGKELLLARQLESHLSKQRILALYLNVVEWGEGVYGIDAAAREHFGVPARALSVAQGAMLAAMLPAPRRWLPAQRPETLRTRTGVIIGRLEREGRISAAQAREAQAELSRFFGAPPAPALMAEAS
- a CDS encoding endo-1,3-alpha-glucanase family glycosylhydrolase: MQPAIHNLKSVWKVLSVGLLAAWMGCGGDPIEEPLSSRQDALVDGYNLVVTGVIPTTVAPLGAVTFSATIQNAGNVATPAGIVHGLSFWVDGTQVSWSDTHTSSLAPGASVTLTANSGPAGTKVWTAPATAGAHTLLAHVDDINRLPAETNESDNRYSVPLSVTSAATCSDRVRNGTETGVDCGPDCGPCEWPFTAVPRTTLRNSAKRVYAHWHYYPVSMDNTNPTSNDYYERNYIAVNGEGGTHAAYGGMMRERPLPRQPRTETDWRLRDAKDEIELAARIGIDGFYLNLWTDSDVNNGAVWTRAKTIADAASQAGNFDIIPNFDMTILSTGSQAGDQDRMIRILDQLKSYTALLRRPDGKYVVGLFNPAAQGRTAAFYATVKQRASTELGMSLYLVPVFLGTGSTALFEEYKNVGDAYAGWGTAVPVTTAGYSGSLKTKAAGYGKSWIHPMSSQDYRPKDKAFWEARNSLTLRSIWENVIADGLDEVQIVTWNDQHEHHNIRPSTGKQWPAYDMTAYYIQWFKTGTRPTIERDVLYYNHRIHNQSLVPTTQTSANLAVCRAGCPATNEVELVGFLTSAGRLEITQGTTTYGVDKTAGGVQAIRTALAVGTPTFRLKRSGATVVQFQSMHPIVGSIAYQDLLYRAGSSARAALPSCATSCSNGEARCRLCPGEPMWLKR